Proteins from a genomic interval of Anolis sagrei isolate rAnoSag1 chromosome 1, rAnoSag1.mat, whole genome shotgun sequence:
- the STX3 gene encoding syntaxin-3 isoform X2 — protein MKDRLEQLKAKQDQDDADDDLEIAIDNTAFMDEFFAEIEETRQNIDKISENVEEAKKLYSIILSAPIPEQKTKDDLEQLTADIKKMANSVRNKLKSMECNIEQDEVRSSADLRIRKSQHSVLSRKFVDVMTKYNEAQVDFRERSKGRIQRQLEITGKNTTDEELEEMLESGNPSIFTSGIMDSQISKQALSEIEGRHKDIVRLESSIKELHDMFVDIAMLVENQGAMIDRIENNMDQSVGFVERAVADTKKAVKFQSEARRKKIMIMICCIILVIILASTIGSFFT, from the exons AAACAAGATcaagatgatgctgatgatgactTGGAAATTGCCATTGATAACACTGCCTTTATGGATGAATTCTTTGCAGAG ATTGAGGAGACCCGGCAGAATATCGACAAAATCTCAGAGAATGTAGAAGAGGCAAAAAAGCTGTACAGCATTATCCTGTCTGCCCCCATCCCTGAACAAA AGACAAAGGACGATCTGGAACAGCTCACGGCAGATATCAAAAAAATGGCTAACAGTGTCCGAAACAAACTTAAGA GTATGGAATGCAACATTGAGCAGGATGAGGTCCGATCATCAGCAGATCTGCGGATACGGAAGTCCCAG CATTCAGTCCTTTCCCGAAAATTTGTCGATGTGATGACGAAATACAATGAGGCACAGGTGGACTTCCGGGAACGGAGCAAAGGGAGAATCCAGCGGCAGCTTGAGATCA CTGGGAAGAATACAACAGATGAGGAGCTGGAAGAAATGTTAGAGAGTGGGAATCCTTCAATATTCACATCTGGG ATCATGGATTCTCAGATTTCAAAGCAAGCACTGAGTGAGATTGAGGGACGGCATAAGGATATTGTGCGGCTTGAAAGTAGCATCAAGGAGCTTCACGATATGTTTGTGGACATTGCCATGCTGGTGGAAAACCAG GGAGCCATGATTGACCGCATAGAGAACAACATGGACCAATCTGTAGGCTTTGTGGAAAGAGCCGTTGCTGACACCAAAAAGGCTGTAAAGTTTCAGAGTGAAGCCCGAAGG AAGAAGATCATGATCATGATATGCTGCATCATTCTTGTCATCATCCTGGCCTCTACTATTGGGAGCTTCTTTACCTGA
- the STX3 gene encoding syntaxin-3 isoform X4: MKDRLEQLKAKQDQDDADDDLEIAIDNTAFMDEFFAEIEETRQNIDKISENVEEAKKLYSIILSAPIPEQKTKDDLEQLTADIKKMANSVRNKLKSMECNIEQDEVRSSADLRIRKSQHSVLSRKFVDVMTKYNEAQVDFRERSKGRIQRQLEITGKNTTDEELEEMLESGNPSIFTSGIMDSQISKQALSEIEGRHKDIVRLESSIKELHDMFVDIAMLVENQGEIIDNIELNVIHTVEHVEKAREETKKALKYKSSARKMFPSCSCVDSKTSPPDPLHRGVTFPCLPSSLASWIKYEWFPAE; encoded by the exons AAACAAGATcaagatgatgctgatgatgactTGGAAATTGCCATTGATAACACTGCCTTTATGGATGAATTCTTTGCAGAG ATTGAGGAGACCCGGCAGAATATCGACAAAATCTCAGAGAATGTAGAAGAGGCAAAAAAGCTGTACAGCATTATCCTGTCTGCCCCCATCCCTGAACAAA AGACAAAGGACGATCTGGAACAGCTCACGGCAGATATCAAAAAAATGGCTAACAGTGTCCGAAACAAACTTAAGA GTATGGAATGCAACATTGAGCAGGATGAGGTCCGATCATCAGCAGATCTGCGGATACGGAAGTCCCAG CATTCAGTCCTTTCCCGAAAATTTGTCGATGTGATGACGAAATACAATGAGGCACAGGTGGACTTCCGGGAACGGAGCAAAGGGAGAATCCAGCGGCAGCTTGAGATCA CTGGGAAGAATACAACAGATGAGGAGCTGGAAGAAATGTTAGAGAGTGGGAATCCTTCAATATTCACATCTGGG ATCATGGATTCTCAGATTTCAAAGCAAGCACTGAGTGAGATTGAGGGACGGCATAAGGATATTGTGCGGCTTGAAAGTAGCATCAAGGAGCTTCACGATATGTTTGTGGACATTGCCATGCTGGTGGAAAACCAG GGAGAAATTATAGATAACATAGAACTCAATGTGATCCACACTGTAGAGCATGTAGAGAAAGCTCGCGAAGAGACCAAAAAGGCCTTGAAATATAAGAGTAGTGCGCGCAAG aTGTTCCCAAGCTGCTCCTGCGTTGATAGCAAGACTTCCCCTCCTGATCCTCTCCACCGTGGTGTGACCTTCCCTTGCCTACCCTCCAGCCTGGCCTCTTGGATTAAGTATGAATGGTTCCCTGCAGAATGA
- the STX3 gene encoding syntaxin-3 isoform X3: MKDRLEQLKAKQDQDDADDDLEIAIDNTAFMDEFFAEIEETRQNIDKISENVEEAKKLYSIILSAPIPEQKTKDDLEQLTADIKKMANSVRNKLKSMECNIEQDEVRSSADLRIRKSQHSVLSRKFVDVMTKYNEAQVDFRERSKGRIQRQLEITGKNTTDEELEEMLESGNPSIFTSGIMDSQISKQALSEIEGRHKDIVRLESSIKELHDMFVDIAMLVENQATYRSNYGRNYR; the protein is encoded by the exons AAACAAGATcaagatgatgctgatgatgactTGGAAATTGCCATTGATAACACTGCCTTTATGGATGAATTCTTTGCAGAG ATTGAGGAGACCCGGCAGAATATCGACAAAATCTCAGAGAATGTAGAAGAGGCAAAAAAGCTGTACAGCATTATCCTGTCTGCCCCCATCCCTGAACAAA AGACAAAGGACGATCTGGAACAGCTCACGGCAGATATCAAAAAAATGGCTAACAGTGTCCGAAACAAACTTAAGA GTATGGAATGCAACATTGAGCAGGATGAGGTCCGATCATCAGCAGATCTGCGGATACGGAAGTCCCAG CATTCAGTCCTTTCCCGAAAATTTGTCGATGTGATGACGAAATACAATGAGGCACAGGTGGACTTCCGGGAACGGAGCAAAGGGAGAATCCAGCGGCAGCTTGAGATCA CTGGGAAGAATACAACAGATGAGGAGCTGGAAGAAATGTTAGAGAGTGGGAATCCTTCAATATTCACATCTGGG ATCATGGATTCTCAGATTTCAAAGCAAGCACTGAGTGAGATTGAGGGACGGCATAAGGATATTGTGCGGCTTGAAAGTAGCATCAAGGAGCTTCACGATATGTTTGTGGACATTGCCATGCTGGTGGAAAACCAG GCGACATACAGGTCAAATTACG GGAGAAATTATAGATAA
- the STX3 gene encoding syntaxin-3 isoform X1, with protein MKDRLEQLKAKQDQDDADDDLEIAIDNTAFMDEFFAEIEETRQNIDKISENVEEAKKLYSIILSAPIPEQKTKDDLEQLTADIKKMANSVRNKLKSMECNIEQDEVRSSADLRIRKSQHSVLSRKFVDVMTKYNEAQVDFRERSKGRIQRQLEITGKNTTDEELEEMLESGNPSIFTSGIMDSQISKQALSEIEGRHKDIVRLESSIKELHDMFVDIAMLVENQGEIIDNIELNVIHTVEHVEKAREETKKALKYKSSARKKTIIIIVIVVVLLGIVALIIGLSVGLKQ; from the exons AAACAAGATcaagatgatgctgatgatgactTGGAAATTGCCATTGATAACACTGCCTTTATGGATGAATTCTTTGCAGAG ATTGAGGAGACCCGGCAGAATATCGACAAAATCTCAGAGAATGTAGAAGAGGCAAAAAAGCTGTACAGCATTATCCTGTCTGCCCCCATCCCTGAACAAA AGACAAAGGACGATCTGGAACAGCTCACGGCAGATATCAAAAAAATGGCTAACAGTGTCCGAAACAAACTTAAGA GTATGGAATGCAACATTGAGCAGGATGAGGTCCGATCATCAGCAGATCTGCGGATACGGAAGTCCCAG CATTCAGTCCTTTCCCGAAAATTTGTCGATGTGATGACGAAATACAATGAGGCACAGGTGGACTTCCGGGAACGGAGCAAAGGGAGAATCCAGCGGCAGCTTGAGATCA CTGGGAAGAATACAACAGATGAGGAGCTGGAAGAAATGTTAGAGAGTGGGAATCCTTCAATATTCACATCTGGG ATCATGGATTCTCAGATTTCAAAGCAAGCACTGAGTGAGATTGAGGGACGGCATAAGGATATTGTGCGGCTTGAAAGTAGCATCAAGGAGCTTCACGATATGTTTGTGGACATTGCCATGCTGGTGGAAAACCAG GGAGAAATTATAGATAACATAGAACTCAATGTGATCCACACTGTAGAGCATGTAGAGAAAGCTCGCGAAGAGACCAAAAAGGCCTTGAAATATAAGAGTAGTGCGCGCAAG AAAACAATAATTATCATTGTGATAGTGGTTGTCttgctgggaattgtagctcTCATTATTGGACTTTCAGTAGGTCTGAAACAGTGA
- the MRPL16 gene encoding large ribosomal subunit protein uL16m has product MWRRLGLPRLAFAGAPADSSGSKILTAGLKKFVLPPDYSGITIPEKPKLKFVDKAPAVPKVRRERKNLNDIRGPSTEATEFTEGQYGILAMGGGYLRWGHFEMMRLTINRHLNPKTMFAVWRVPPPYKPITRKGLGQRMGGGKGAIDHYVTAVRAGRLIVEVGGHCEFDEVKRFLTQVAQKLPFPAQAVSKQSIQEMHEKEEERRRNNQNPWTFERIAMANMLGIRKYLSPYDLQQKGRYWGKFFLPDRV; this is encoded by the exons ATTCCAGTGGCAGCAAAATTCTCACTGCTGGTTTGAAGAAATTTGTCCTTCCTCCAGATTACAGTG GTATCACCATTCCTGAGAAACCCAAACTGAAATTTGTTGATAAAGCCCCAGCTGTGCCCAAAGTCAGGCGAGAGCGCAAGAATTTAAATGATATCCGTGGTCCATCAACAGAAGCCACAGAATTCACTGAAGGGCAATATGGTATCCTG GCTATGGGTGGTGGATACCTCCGTTGGGGTCACTTTGAAATGATGCGCCTGACTATCAACCGGCACCTAAATCCCAAGACAATGTTTGCTGTGTGGAGAGTCCCACCTCCTTATAAGCCCATCACCCGGAAAGGGCTAGGACAGAGGATGGGTGGTGGCAAAGGTGCAATAGATCACTATGTGACAGCAGTGAGAGCGGGCCGTCTCATAGTGGAAGTCGGAGGGCACTGCGAATTTGATGAGGTGAAGCGCTTTCTAACTCAGGTGGCGCAGAAATTGCCCTTCCCAGCCCAAGCTGTCAGCAAGCAATCCATACAAGAGATGcatgagaaagaggaggagaggcgaCGCAACAACCAGAATCCATGGACTTTTGAACGCATTGCCATGGCCAACATGCTGGGGATAAGGAAATACCTCAGCCCCTATGACTTGCAGCAGAAGGGCCGTTACTGGGGGAAATTCTTTCTTCCTGATAGAGTATAA